A stretch of the Halictus rubicundus isolate RS-2024b chromosome 16, iyHalRubi1_principal, whole genome shotgun sequence genome encodes the following:
- the LOC143362277 gene encoding uncharacterized protein LOC143362277 isoform X3 — MPSIEEIAGDGTEAASCQGEHGRRSIGDRRNAHRKTIPANQRRTEKDDCRPFATKSASSGESSENCGKDFKFGQSQQAAAASDDLVRIEDPACPPTFVDATSAGRGKYIAVGAEMSSHEDSSIGSESEDEAIEENDGSGRIEETRSDRSRPPSSFSIAELPGEPDSTRTTVEGKTEDLVQTNREKRQRYFAARRSLSEGDCKRYHRAKRHCSCSKQEEQDDEEDQSQAFPSFADSRLPNMGFANFDETKNLCRENLGSSESELERKYIAFSIGLGTDRITLQRRVAMSRRQRDLSEQNFEHEIQKLQEEIRDLSRYSLHTDGESMERVERVSHRLDIVKTCANKISSAAETLGAVLQEQRISPEIFVADRYLQILRTRCENLSTEIAEIKRILLMHNIVIEEDSGEIYDVPLQPTRYRNGSSWGNRTMMARRRASIATISRPLTTQDVTKDCPRQRNSSVSGRVTIRRPSWCSEMIWENDKQVRKDSSNSVVELRDISEQTESRRSSREENNNLLRHDQVDNIDTINREVVDNINDEDWSSSGSTCLLESRIVEKQLVPCIRTTEPLRITTNFQTWQPRIWYILFFLLGFYVNYITLSVVERKANLS, encoded by the exons ATGCCTTCCATCGAGGAGATCGCCGGTGACGGAACCGAAGCTGCCTCATGTCAAGGAGAACAtggccgacgatcgatcggcgATCGCCGAAACGCCCACCGGAAAACAATCCCAGCTAACCAACGGAGGACCGAAA AGGACGACTGTCGTCCATTTGCAACGAAGAGCGCGTCGTCCGGCGAAAGCTCAGAAAATTGCGGGAAGGATTTCAAGTTCGGACAGAGTCAACAAGCAGCGGCTGCGAGCGATG ATCTGGTCAGGATCGAAGATCCGGCGTGTCCGCCGACGTTTGTGGACGCGACGAGTGCCGGTCGCGGAAAATACATAGCAGTCGGCGCCGAAATGTCGAGTCACGAGGATAGCTCGATCGGATCCGAGAGCGAGGACGAAGCGATCGAGGAAAACGATGGATCGGGAAGGATCGAGGAAACGAGGAGCGACCGGTCGCGGCCACCGTCGTCCTTTTCGATCGCCGAGCTTCCAGGAGAACCGGATTCGACTCGGACGACCGTCGAAGGGAAAACGGAAGACCTTGTCCAGACGAACCGAGAGAAGCGACAA AGATACTTCGCTGCGAGACGGTCTTTGTCCGAGGGCGATTGCAAACGGTACCATCGAGCAAAACGACATTGCAGTTGCAGCAAACAGGAGGAGCAAGACGACGAGGAAGACCAGTCCCAAGCTTTTCCTAGCTTCGCGGACAGCCGATTGCCAAATATGGGCTTCGCGAATTTCGACGAAACAAAGAATCTGTGCAG GGAAAACCTTGGCTCCTCGGAAAGCGAGCTGGAG cgGAAGTACATCGCATTTTCGATAGGGCTCGGCACGGATAGGATCACTTTGCAACGAAGGGTGGCAATGTCGCGAAGACAACGAGACCTCTCGGAGCAAAACTTTGAACATGAAATTCAGAAGTTACAGGAAGAGATAAGG GATCTGTCGCGTTATTCCCTGCACACGGATGGAGAGTCAATGGAGAGAGTAGAAAGGGTCAGCCACAGGTTAGACATAGTGAAAACGTGTGCGAATAAGATCTCCTCCGCTGCTGAAACGCTTGGAGCGGTTCTTCAAGAACAGAGGATCTCCCCAGAAATTTTCGTAGCCGACAGATATCTTCAGATATTGCGTACGAGGTGTGAAAACCTGTCTACGGAAATTGCCGAGATCAA acGAATTTTATTGATGCACAACATTGTGATAGAAGAAGACTCGGGAGAGATATACGACGTACCTCTTCAGCCAACGCGATATAGAAACGGATCGTCTTGGGGTAACCGAACAATG ATGGCAAGAAGAAGGGCAAGCATCGCAACAATTTCACGGCCTTTAACGACACAAGATGTAACGAAG GATTGTCCCAGACAACGTAACTCGTCTGTTTCCGGTCGAGTCACCATAAGGAGACCATCTTGGTGCTCTGAGATGATTTGGGAAAACGACAAACAAGTTCGAAAGGa caGTTCTAATAGCGTTGTCGAGTTACGGGACATCAGCGAACAGACTGAATCGAGAAGGAGCTCCCGTGAAGAGAACAATAATCTTTTGAGGCATGATCAAGTCGATAATATTGACACCATAAATCGTGAGGTTGTCGATAACATAAACGATGAAGATTGGTCATCGTCGGGGTCAACGTGTCTTTTAGAGTCTAGAATCGTTGAAAAACAATTGGTACCATG TATACGAACAACCGAACCCCTACGAATAACAACAAATTTTCAGACATGGCAACCGAGAATTTGGTACATATTGTTTTTCCTCCTTGGATTTTATGTAAACTACATTACATTGTCAGTTGTCGAACGTAAGGCAAACTTGTCATGA
- the LOC143362277 gene encoding uncharacterized protein LOC143362277 isoform X1, which translates to MDESAVQKTDCQLPRSPKHQSKDDPQHPKPTNSLPVNNADLLKVPKRKLSVFCRSFDVIEAKDQESTLEFRRTASNPSVRSNDMQDEGSGAREESRETSPCRKGFVNSCRSLIENGQFSRPSSPQCLPSRRSPVTEPKLPHVKENMADDRSAIAETPTGKQSQLTNGGPKSVDKNVANSATEDDCRPFATKSASSGESSENCGKDFKFGQSQQAAAASDDLVRIEDPACPPTFVDATSAGRGKYIAVGAEMSSHEDSSIGSESEDEAIEENDGSGRIEETRSDRSRPPSSFSIAELPGEPDSTRTTVEGKTEDLVQTNREKRQRYFAARRSLSEGDCKRYHRAKRHCSCSKQEEQDDEEDQSQAFPSFADSRLPNMGFANFDETKNLCRENLGSSESELERKYIAFSIGLGTDRITLQRRVAMSRRQRDLSEQNFEHEIQKLQEEIRDLSRYSLHTDGESMERVERVSHRLDIVKTCANKISSAAETLGAVLQEQRISPEIFVADRYLQILRTRCENLSTEIAEIKRILLMHNIVIEEDSGEIYDVPLQPTRYRNGSSWGNRTMMARRRASIATISRPLTTQDVTKDCPRQRNSSVSGRVTIRRPSWCSEMIWENDKQVRKDSSNSVVELRDISEQTESRRSSREENNNLLRHDQVDNIDTINREVVDNINDEDWSSSGSTCLLESRIVEKQLVPCIRTTEPLRITTNFQTWQPRIWYILFFLLGFYVNYITLSVVERKANLS; encoded by the exons ATGGACGAGTCCGCTGTCCAGAAGACAGACTGTCAACTACCCCGGTCACCAAAACATCAGTCCAAGGACGACCCGCAGCATCCGAAACCGACCAACAGCTTGCCGGTCAACAATGCGGACCTGCTGAAGGTTCCGAAGCGGAAGCTCTCGGTGTTCTGTCGATCGTTCGACGTGATCGAGGCCAAGGATCAAGAGAGCACGCTCGAGTTCCGTCGAACGGCCAGCAATCCGTCGGTTCGTTCGAACGACATGCAAGATGAAGGCTCGGGGGCCAGAGAAGAATCCCGCGAAACGAGTCCCTGCAGGAAAGGGTTCGTCAACAGTTGCCGATCGTTGATCGAGAACGGTCAATTCTCGAGACCGAGCAGTCCCCAATGCCTTCCATCGAGGAGATCGCCGGTGACGGAACCGAAGCTGCCTCATGTCAAGGAGAACAtggccgacgatcgatcggcgATCGCCGAAACGCCCACCGGAAAACAATCCCAGCTAACCAACGGAGGACCGAAA AGCGTCGACAAAAATGTCGCCAACTCTGCCACAGAGGACGACTGTCGTCCATTTGCAACGAAGAGCGCGTCGTCCGGCGAAAGCTCAGAAAATTGCGGGAAGGATTTCAAGTTCGGACAGAGTCAACAAGCAGCGGCTGCGAGCGATG ATCTGGTCAGGATCGAAGATCCGGCGTGTCCGCCGACGTTTGTGGACGCGACGAGTGCCGGTCGCGGAAAATACATAGCAGTCGGCGCCGAAATGTCGAGTCACGAGGATAGCTCGATCGGATCCGAGAGCGAGGACGAAGCGATCGAGGAAAACGATGGATCGGGAAGGATCGAGGAAACGAGGAGCGACCGGTCGCGGCCACCGTCGTCCTTTTCGATCGCCGAGCTTCCAGGAGAACCGGATTCGACTCGGACGACCGTCGAAGGGAAAACGGAAGACCTTGTCCAGACGAACCGAGAGAAGCGACAA AGATACTTCGCTGCGAGACGGTCTTTGTCCGAGGGCGATTGCAAACGGTACCATCGAGCAAAACGACATTGCAGTTGCAGCAAACAGGAGGAGCAAGACGACGAGGAAGACCAGTCCCAAGCTTTTCCTAGCTTCGCGGACAGCCGATTGCCAAATATGGGCTTCGCGAATTTCGACGAAACAAAGAATCTGTGCAG GGAAAACCTTGGCTCCTCGGAAAGCGAGCTGGAG cgGAAGTACATCGCATTTTCGATAGGGCTCGGCACGGATAGGATCACTTTGCAACGAAGGGTGGCAATGTCGCGAAGACAACGAGACCTCTCGGAGCAAAACTTTGAACATGAAATTCAGAAGTTACAGGAAGAGATAAGG GATCTGTCGCGTTATTCCCTGCACACGGATGGAGAGTCAATGGAGAGAGTAGAAAGGGTCAGCCACAGGTTAGACATAGTGAAAACGTGTGCGAATAAGATCTCCTCCGCTGCTGAAACGCTTGGAGCGGTTCTTCAAGAACAGAGGATCTCCCCAGAAATTTTCGTAGCCGACAGATATCTTCAGATATTGCGTACGAGGTGTGAAAACCTGTCTACGGAAATTGCCGAGATCAA acGAATTTTATTGATGCACAACATTGTGATAGAAGAAGACTCGGGAGAGATATACGACGTACCTCTTCAGCCAACGCGATATAGAAACGGATCGTCTTGGGGTAACCGAACAATG ATGGCAAGAAGAAGGGCAAGCATCGCAACAATTTCACGGCCTTTAACGACACAAGATGTAACGAAG GATTGTCCCAGACAACGTAACTCGTCTGTTTCCGGTCGAGTCACCATAAGGAGACCATCTTGGTGCTCTGAGATGATTTGGGAAAACGACAAACAAGTTCGAAAGGa caGTTCTAATAGCGTTGTCGAGTTACGGGACATCAGCGAACAGACTGAATCGAGAAGGAGCTCCCGTGAAGAGAACAATAATCTTTTGAGGCATGATCAAGTCGATAATATTGACACCATAAATCGTGAGGTTGTCGATAACATAAACGATGAAGATTGGTCATCGTCGGGGTCAACGTGTCTTTTAGAGTCTAGAATCGTTGAAAAACAATTGGTACCATG TATACGAACAACCGAACCCCTACGAATAACAACAAATTTTCAGACATGGCAACCGAGAATTTGGTACATATTGTTTTTCCTCCTTGGATTTTATGTAAACTACATTACATTGTCAGTTGTCGAACGTAAGGCAAACTTGTCATGA
- the LOC143362277 gene encoding uncharacterized protein LOC143362277 isoform X2, translating into MDESAVQKTDCQLPRSPKHQSKDDPQHPKPTNSLPVNNADLLKVPKRKLSVFCRSFDVIEAKDQESTLEFRRTASNPSVRSNDMQDEGSGAREESRETSPCRKGFVNSCRSLIENGQFSRPSSPQCLPSRRSPVTEPKLPHVKENMADDRSAIAETPTGKQSQLTNGGPKSVDKNVANSATEDDCRPFATKSASSGESSENCGKDFKFGQSQQAAAASDDLVRIEDPACPPTFVDATSAGRGKYIAVGAEMSSHEDSSIGSESEDEAIEENDGSGRIEETRSDRSRPPSSFSIAELPGEPDSTRTTVEGKTEDLVQTNREKRQRYFAARRSLSEGDCKRYHRAKRHCSCSKQEEQDDEEDQSQAFPSFADSRLPNMGFANFDETKNLCRENLGSSESELERKYIAFSIGLGTDRITLQRRVAMSRRQRDLSEQNFEHEIQKLQEEIRDLSRYSLHTDGESMERVERVSHRLDIVKTCANKISSAAETLGAVLQEQRISPEIFVADRYLQILRTRCENLSTEIAEIKRILLMHNIVIEEDSGEIYDVPLQPTRYRNGSSWGNRTMMARRRASIATISRPLTTQDVTKDCPRQRNSSVSGRVTIRRPSWCSEMIWENDKQVRKDSNSVVELRDISEQTESRRSSREENNNLLRHDQVDNIDTINREVVDNINDEDWSSSGSTCLLESRIVEKQLVPCIRTTEPLRITTNFQTWQPRIWYILFFLLGFYVNYITLSVVERKANLS; encoded by the exons ATGGACGAGTCCGCTGTCCAGAAGACAGACTGTCAACTACCCCGGTCACCAAAACATCAGTCCAAGGACGACCCGCAGCATCCGAAACCGACCAACAGCTTGCCGGTCAACAATGCGGACCTGCTGAAGGTTCCGAAGCGGAAGCTCTCGGTGTTCTGTCGATCGTTCGACGTGATCGAGGCCAAGGATCAAGAGAGCACGCTCGAGTTCCGTCGAACGGCCAGCAATCCGTCGGTTCGTTCGAACGACATGCAAGATGAAGGCTCGGGGGCCAGAGAAGAATCCCGCGAAACGAGTCCCTGCAGGAAAGGGTTCGTCAACAGTTGCCGATCGTTGATCGAGAACGGTCAATTCTCGAGACCGAGCAGTCCCCAATGCCTTCCATCGAGGAGATCGCCGGTGACGGAACCGAAGCTGCCTCATGTCAAGGAGAACAtggccgacgatcgatcggcgATCGCCGAAACGCCCACCGGAAAACAATCCCAGCTAACCAACGGAGGACCGAAA AGCGTCGACAAAAATGTCGCCAACTCTGCCACAGAGGACGACTGTCGTCCATTTGCAACGAAGAGCGCGTCGTCCGGCGAAAGCTCAGAAAATTGCGGGAAGGATTTCAAGTTCGGACAGAGTCAACAAGCAGCGGCTGCGAGCGATG ATCTGGTCAGGATCGAAGATCCGGCGTGTCCGCCGACGTTTGTGGACGCGACGAGTGCCGGTCGCGGAAAATACATAGCAGTCGGCGCCGAAATGTCGAGTCACGAGGATAGCTCGATCGGATCCGAGAGCGAGGACGAAGCGATCGAGGAAAACGATGGATCGGGAAGGATCGAGGAAACGAGGAGCGACCGGTCGCGGCCACCGTCGTCCTTTTCGATCGCCGAGCTTCCAGGAGAACCGGATTCGACTCGGACGACCGTCGAAGGGAAAACGGAAGACCTTGTCCAGACGAACCGAGAGAAGCGACAA AGATACTTCGCTGCGAGACGGTCTTTGTCCGAGGGCGATTGCAAACGGTACCATCGAGCAAAACGACATTGCAGTTGCAGCAAACAGGAGGAGCAAGACGACGAGGAAGACCAGTCCCAAGCTTTTCCTAGCTTCGCGGACAGCCGATTGCCAAATATGGGCTTCGCGAATTTCGACGAAACAAAGAATCTGTGCAG GGAAAACCTTGGCTCCTCGGAAAGCGAGCTGGAG cgGAAGTACATCGCATTTTCGATAGGGCTCGGCACGGATAGGATCACTTTGCAACGAAGGGTGGCAATGTCGCGAAGACAACGAGACCTCTCGGAGCAAAACTTTGAACATGAAATTCAGAAGTTACAGGAAGAGATAAGG GATCTGTCGCGTTATTCCCTGCACACGGATGGAGAGTCAATGGAGAGAGTAGAAAGGGTCAGCCACAGGTTAGACATAGTGAAAACGTGTGCGAATAAGATCTCCTCCGCTGCTGAAACGCTTGGAGCGGTTCTTCAAGAACAGAGGATCTCCCCAGAAATTTTCGTAGCCGACAGATATCTTCAGATATTGCGTACGAGGTGTGAAAACCTGTCTACGGAAATTGCCGAGATCAA acGAATTTTATTGATGCACAACATTGTGATAGAAGAAGACTCGGGAGAGATATACGACGTACCTCTTCAGCCAACGCGATATAGAAACGGATCGTCTTGGGGTAACCGAACAATG ATGGCAAGAAGAAGGGCAAGCATCGCAACAATTTCACGGCCTTTAACGACACAAGATGTAACGAAG GATTGTCCCAGACAACGTAACTCGTCTGTTTCCGGTCGAGTCACCATAAGGAGACCATCTTGGTGCTCTGAGATGATTTGGGAAAACGACAAACAAGTTCGAAAGGa TTCTAATAGCGTTGTCGAGTTACGGGACATCAGCGAACAGACTGAATCGAGAAGGAGCTCCCGTGAAGAGAACAATAATCTTTTGAGGCATGATCAAGTCGATAATATTGACACCATAAATCGTGAGGTTGTCGATAACATAAACGATGAAGATTGGTCATCGTCGGGGTCAACGTGTCTTTTAGAGTCTAGAATCGTTGAAAAACAATTGGTACCATG TATACGAACAACCGAACCCCTACGAATAACAACAAATTTTCAGACATGGCAACCGAGAATTTGGTACATATTGTTTTTCCTCCTTGGATTTTATGTAAACTACATTACATTGTCAGTTGTCGAACGTAAGGCAAACTTGTCATGA